In Eubalaena glacialis isolate mEubGla1 chromosome 4, mEubGla1.1.hap2.+ XY, whole genome shotgun sequence, one DNA window encodes the following:
- the LOC133091242 gene encoding zinc finger protein 791-like translates to MQEIFWNLASVGKTWEDHDIGDQYKNQGGNLRSPMVERLSECKDSSSCGEHVSLIPSLNLKKKTTGLKPCECSACGKVFMDRSSLTRHMKYHIEHEPGKCQKYDGPYKCKECEKVFINPSSLKIHERSHTGEKPYQCKQCGKAFSYYCSLRVHGRTHTGEKPYECKQCGKAFSCHESIQTHERIHTGEKPYQCKHCEKAYRYHSSLRTHERSHTGEKPYQCKQCGKAFRCKQTFRAHERSHRGEKPYECKQCGKGFSYFSSFRMHKWHHTGEKPYVCKTCSKALSSATSLRNHERTHTGEKPYECKECGKAFTWHKTFQYHMITHTRDGPYKCEECEKVFLNPSSLKIHEKSHTGEKPYQCKQCGKSFSSQKGFQMHERTHTGEKPYECKICGKTYTWYKTFQYHMITHTRDGPYKCKECEKVFINPSSLKIHEWSHTGEKPYQCKQCGLSFSCSTYVQVHERTHTGEKPYQCQECGKAYISLSSIRRHMRLHTGEKPYKCEECGKAFFYHSNL, encoded by the exons GAAAAACATGGGAAGATCATGACATTGGAGATCAGTACAAAAACCAGGGGGGAAACCTAAG AAGTCCTATGGTAGAGAGACTCTCTGAATGTAAAGACAGTAGTTCCTGTGGAGAACACGTCAGCCTTATTCCATCTCTCAATCTGAAGAAGAAAACTACTGGATTAAAACCATGTGAATGCAGTGCATGTGGAAAAGTCTTCATGGATCGTTCATCCCTTACTAGACACATGAAATATCATATTGAACATGAACCAGGAAAGTGTCAAAAATATG ATGGACCTTATAAATGTAAAGAATGTGAGAAGGTATTCATTAATCCCAGTTCTcttaaaatacatgaaaggagtcacactggagagaaaccctatcaaTGTAAACAATGTGGCAAAGCCTTCAGTTATTACTGTTCCTTACGAGTACATGGaagaactcacactggagagaaaccctatgaatgtaaacaGTGTGGAAAAGCCTTTAGTTGTCATGAAAGCattcaaacacatgaaagaattcacacaggagagaaaccctatcaATGTAAACACTGTGAGAAAGCCTACAGATACCACAGTTCTCTTCGAACCCATGAAAGGagtcacactggagagaaaccttaccaGTGTAAACAGTGTGGAAAAGCCTTTCGATGTAAACAAACCTTTCGAGCACATGAAAGGAGTCACagaggagagaaaccctatgaatgtaagcaGTGTGGTAAAGGCTTCAGTTATTTCAGTTCCTTCCGAATGCACAAATGGcatcacactggagagaaaccatatgTGTGTAAAACATGTTCTAAAGCATTGAGTAGTGCCACATCTCTTCGAAATCATGAAAGAACCCACACTGGTGAAAAGCCCTATgagtgtaaggaatgtgggaaagccttcaccTGGCACAAAACCTTCCAATATCACATGATAACACATACTAGAGATGGACCTTATAAATGTGAAGAATGTGAGAAAGTATTCCTTAATCCTAGTTCtctaaaaatacatgaaaagagtCACACTGGGGAGAAACCCTATCAATGTAAACAATGTGGTAAAAGTTTTAGTTCTCAAAAAGGTTTCCAAATGCATGAAAGAACCCAtactggagaaaaaccctatgagTGTAAAATATGTGGGAAAACCTATACATGGTACAAAACCTTCCAATATCACATGATAACACACACTAGAGATGGACCTTATAAATGTAAAGAATGTGAGAAAGTGTTCATTAATCCCAGTTCTCTTAAAATCCATGAATGGagtcacactggagagaaaccctatcaaTGTAAACAATGTGGTTTAAGTTTTAGTT GTTCCACCTATGTTCAAGTGCATGAaagaactcacactggagagaaaccctatcaatgtcaggaatgtgggaaagcctacaTTTCTCTGTCAAGCATTCGACGGCATATGAGActgcacactggagagaaaccatataaatgtgaagaatgtgggaaagcctttttTTATCACAGTAATTTATGA